DNA sequence from the Syntrophales bacterium genome:
ACATCTGCTCGATGAGTAGCGGCAATGGAAGCTCTTTGGTAACATCTATGCGCTCATTGTTCTTTGCACCAGTTAGGGCAACGATTCCATCGAACTGGCGAAAGTTGATGCCACACCGCTCGTGAAAGCGCGTCATCGGGGTTTTGCCAAAGAGCAGGCACGCCGCAAGCGTGAGTTTCACTCCGGTTCCATTCCGAACGGCAAGATCGTGCTGAATTAAAATTTCGTCATCACTCAGCGAGATAGAAGCGCCGACCTTCGAGCGGAAGCGCTGCAATAAAGATGTGTCGAGTTCAGAGATTCCATGGGTTGTAATCATCCGCTCGACAAGTGTGCTTGCTTTGGATCGTTTGAGTTCTTTGACCATCTCGGCGGAAAACCAAACCGTTTGGTCGTTGTTACGATAGGGCGTGCGCCCGTCGGTTAGGGTGTACACGTCGGCTTGTGCCTCAATTTCAAACCCTATGATTGCTCCATTTGGATGCGCAAGATTTTCCAGTTGACACGGGACAGCCTTCTTCCAAGAATCGGCAGCCATCTGCCGGATCGTTTCAACTTGTTCCGGAGTGTATGGACATCCTGAAACGGAACCGTCATTCTCCACCCCGAGAAGCAGTGTTCCGCCGTCCGCATTAGCGAACTCTGCCAGGCAAACAGCAAGGTCTTTTGCAACCGACTTCAATGATCGCAATTTGGTGATTTTGTTCTTCGTGCGGTCGAGGCAGCTCTTGTATTCGACATATTGACCTTCCCCAGACTGGAGCAGTATTTCCAAGGACACCTTCATCGCATCTCCGCCAGACTTTCTTTGATATCTTTCAGTTCTTCCTTCATCAAACCCTATAACTTCGCCAATCACCCAATTCGGTGATTTTCTGGTAGGCGGTTTCTTTGTCTGTTATTTCAGCGGTCTAATCATCTGTTTTCAATTTAATCAAAATAGCGGATTAAAACCTGGCTCTTTTGATTTTTCATTTGACTGGTTTTACACAATGTGGTAAAAGCAATAGATCGACACCAAT
Encoded proteins:
- a CDS encoding ATP-binding protein yields the protein MIGEVIGFDEGRTERYQRKSGGDAMKVSLEILLQSGEGQYVEYKSCLDRTKNKITKLRSLKSVAKDLAVCLAEFANADGGTLLLGVENDGSVSGCPYTPEQVETIRQMAADSWKKAVPCQLENLAHPNGAIIGFEIEAQADVYTLTDGRTPYRNNDQTVWFSAEMVKELKRSKASTLVERMITTHGISELDTSLLQRFRSKVGASISLSDDEILIQHDLAVRNGTGVKLTLAACLLFGKTPMTRFHERCGINFRQFDGIVALTGAKNNERIDVTKELPLPLLIEQMFQLIHEKIRVSRKLRDLFFEERPEYPTFAWQEALVNAVAHRDYSLRGSEIEVRMFDDRLEVKNPGLPPEPVTIEDLQQRKPVHASRNPRIMRALKVFGFVRERGEGLPRIFEETEESYLPDPELTAEGSFFKLVLKNTPIYDEETMKWLQNFPLDRMTARQRRILAEIYQSGKGYFVLSDYARINHVDKETAKRDIRSLIENHSIE